Genomic segment of Populus nigra chromosome 14, ddPopNigr1.1, whole genome shotgun sequence:
TCCTGATTCATGTACCTCAAATATAACAGATATATTCAAGTATATGCAGTGCTAGCAGGCATTTGGTGTTGTCCAGCTATTCTAATAAGCTTTTGGACAGCGTCATGTAAAATAATTATGGTTTATGTATTTGCAACTGAACATctacttttcatttaatttttttcaggtCATTCTAAATTCAAAGAGCATTTCCACAGAACTGACAATCACAAATACCGATAACAAGCCATTTTCATTCACTAGTGCTTTGCACACATACTTCAGTGTAAGTGTCCTTTTTTCCATGCTTAGCAAACTGCTATTCTGCTGGTCTGACCAAATTAGTAAATTTCATTTCTCATAATGAAAATGTGGGACTCTGAATAGGAGTTATTGATACGAGGGAATGATTTGGAAAACTCCTTGAATTTGGAGGAATGGAGCAGGCATTCTATGATTAAGTATTGTTAGTTTTATGTGTTGTCGGAAGGAGATTATTGGTTGTTCAATGAGAGAAAGATGCTTGTAAACCGAAAATTATGCAAAAGCCGATGGCCTGGTGAACTATACAGGACTTTATTGTAAATGATAAGATGATATCATGCAGGCATCTGTAACAGGAGCATCTGTGAAAGGTTTGAAAGGTTGCAAAACCCTGGACAAAGAGCTGGATCCTACCAATCCAGTGGAGGGCAAGGAAGAAAGGTCAGTAACATTCTATGCACACCTTTCATACAGAAAACctatatcaaattgattttggTTTCTCTTTGAAAATAACGTATGGTTGTCTTTGGGCTGTTGGAGGTGAGTGGCTCCTCTTCTGTGATTTGTTCAATATAAGGAGATATATCTGCACTTTCTAATTGTCCTGTAAATAATGCAGGGATGTGGTGATTTTCCCTGGATTTGTAGACCGAGTTTATCTTGATGCTCCAAGTGAGTTGCAGCTAGATAATGGCTTGGGCGATGTAATAACTATCAAGAATACAAAGTATGAATTGGAAGttcatttgattttcttgttttgctatCCCCATGATTTCTCTTGTTTCACTTGCGTACTCATATATTTTACATTGCTGTCCTTTTGACCCCTGCAGTTGGTCAGATACTGTTTTGTGGAACCCGCATCTGCAGATGGAAGCATGCTACAAAGATTTTGTTTGTGTTGAAAATGCACAGGTATTGAAATATTACCTTCTTGTAATATAATTGCCAACTTCCATAATTGCCAAGCATCATGAAAGTTGAGTTTTATCTTTCTGATTCCTAGTTCTTGGCAGCTATGATTGCGTACTAAATTCCTCTATCTAGCAATGCGATATACCAAACAACTTCTAGTTGCCTTTCCTGATGAATACTTGTGTGGTGTGGTGAATTTTCTAAAAAGGGGATTGTGTTTTTCAATTGTAAACTGCAGATTGGAAATGTCCAGCTAGAGCCTCAGCAGTCCTGGACAGCTAAGCAGCATCTTAGCATTGACTGAAGGATAGCTGCCTTTTGTTTTCAGCTTTTGTAGAATAATACCATCGTcctacttttttttcatttgattccTGTTTCCAGTTTTGCCAAACTTTCCATTATAAAGCAATAACGGTGTTTAATTTTCTCCGCAATGTCATTTATAAGGTTATGTAAATGAAAGGCCTAAACGCAGCGGCTGTTGTAGTCATTGTCCCTCACTCTTTCCTTATGAGTAATACATACATCAATGAAGGGCGTTAGCATTTTGTTGAAATGAATAGCAGCACATCCTAATGCAATGGCACACGATGTGGGCATTCCATTGTTCACTTCCATTAGCATATCCTGTGATAATGCTCCTGGCTTCCTCTTGCTCTCCAAATTATTGCAACATAACTAAATGCCTGGTACATGATGTGGGAATTCCATTGATCACTTCCATTAGCATATCCTGTGATAATGTTCTTGTGCAGTCAGCTTATTTTGTCAGAACCACAGAGGCATTTAGTtatgttgctataatttggagaGCAAGAGGAAGCTAGGAGCCTGATCTCTGGGATGGTATCTAGCACGAGGCATGCTTGACATTTAGGCTTGGATTTACTTAATTTATTCCATGCTTGAACATGTACTCTGCAGAGATAGTTTTTGCCACATTTGACTCTGAATGAATTGGTATGCTAAAGCAAGCAAGAAGCCATTGAATTGCTTTCCTAGTTATAGAAAGCTGATGAACTTTCCAGCGATGATATTTCTTGTATTGCTTAGCTCTAGATTGTCTTCTAACAATCTTGACAAGGTTGTAAACGCAAGATGGAAAGATTTGTTTATGTGCCTCCATTGGATGTCATACTTTTGGCTGGTTGCCACTTTGATTATCAATTTTACCTAGCtatttcatcaaaatcaagttttcaGCCCGTTCAGGAGCTGTTGTTGTCAAACATGCATTTAACTAGCAACTTTTATGGCTTTTACTATAAATACAACCAAGCATAATTTTCAGATGAAGATCTCGCTGCTCAACAGTAACATATGGCTaataattttgttcttgatcgTTACATATGGTAGGTACTGGTATAATATTCTTCAGGTTTGCTCTCCATTCATTGCTTGCTGTTAACCTTAGTTTTTACCATTTAAAAGAGTCCAGACTCGTCTAGAGGCATAAAATGACTAAACAACTGAGGTTATGAGATCAAAGTTGGAGTTCAAGGAACTCTTAAGTTTAAAAGGCCCGGAATAACGGTGAAAACAACCGTCAGTCCAACGTACCATCCGTGTAACAATTTGAATCTCTGCAGAAAATCTTTGCCAAACTGTAACACACAGGAAGAGATTGATTCAAAAGGCTAAAAAGTAAATGTGATCCGTCTGGATTAGTATCACAGCCTGCCGAAAGAATTTGATTTAGAAGGCTAAAAAGCATCAGAAGCATTGATCTGTTCCATTCATGAGATGCTAAATTCAGCATTTCTCAAGAAATAAGTTCAGAATCCATTGCTCATCGCTCAAAGCACTCTAAGGTAGATTAGAATGAGGAATTTGATACAGAAATGCCTAAATCAACAATCAAGGGAAGAACAACACAGGAATAAGTAGACACGCCAttcataaaatgtttctcctaaATTTTGCTTATGAAACATTGGTGACAAATTAACGGAACCTCAAAATCTATCTAGCTAAATGACAACCACATTCACGATTCAACTACTCAAAAAGCCATCTAAAGCTGTAAAGTAGTCAGAGATCCCTTCTGAACTATTAAAAAATCTACTAGACATGAATTTACAGGCAAGCAactagaaacaaaaacaactatCACTTGACAGTACTCAAATAGTTCCCCTCCCTGCTCTCTCAAGTAGCCAACGTAGATATAATGCAAACCAAAATTATGATCACCACCACAGCCAAAACCCATAAACACCatgtcttccttttcttcttcatctgaTTGGCATAGTAAAGACTGTTTGTTCCACCACTTACAAAATTACTTGCTTTGGCGACATTCTCTTCAATATCGTCCATCTTCTCTCCCTGAGTTTCAATAAGAACAGCCATATCAAGAAACACCTGATGCAGCCTTTTCAAGCTTCTCTGTATATCCATTACAGCCTCATGTTTCTCTGTACTCTTCAAGTCCATCACTCCTTTCCCTTCAAACATCTGAACTCCCCCTCCTCCTGAAATAATCTTTTCGATCACCTCTGCACTTGGTTCCTCTCCAGCTGCAGTGTAGTATCTTCTTTTCAGATCATCTTTGTAATCTGAAAAAATTTTCTCTCTCAGGATCTGAAACTCATTCATAATCGCCCTAAGTTTAACTCTCAAGCCATTGGTGACTGATATCCTTGTCCTATCAACAGGACTCCCTTCTCTATACAATTCTGAGACTTTGCAATTCGATATATTGGAACTGTCTAGTGATTCTAGTCTTGCCTTCACAATCTTGGCCTTTCTAAGAACTGCAACTATGTCTGATTCCATTCTGTCTCTTACGCCACGAAGAACTTTGGCACTGTGAGTAGACTTTGACTCTTCATTAAGGGTTTGAAGATCAAACAAGAGATTGGTAATCTCTTCCATTTCGATCTTGATTTCATTGACTTCACGGAAGAACTGAGAGAGGTTTGGTTCATCTGTGGGGTTTAGCTGGCCTGATTCGATGTCGAGTTCGGCTTTAAGGTCTTTTTGGGATTGTTTCTTCAGTTCCACATAACTTAAGAACGATCTTGTCATTAGATCATTCATATTTGCAAGAATTTTGCAAAAACCACCTgcaataaacttattttttagacAAATATAAGTAATGCGGGAATCTGAATATCTACTGATCAAGAATGGCAAAAGAAAACGCTGTATACCTCCTAAATGGATTCAATATTCGATTAAGCACTTAAAAAATCTTGAGATTCTGAAGAATTCTTCCTCCAAGAGATCTAAATGACACAgaaaattaactatttttagataaatttatCCTGTTCTCCAAGAAATCTAAAGATATAGATAATGACAGTGACAGACGCGCGCAAAAAGTAAACCCATCAAGAACAGTACACAAGATATTCATGGGTATGACATTCTACAAAACTAAGAAAATTCACTGACTTCAGAAAAGGGTTTTCtggaaaggagaaaagaaataatCTTGAAGAAACCATTAAAGAAACAATTTTGAGAAATCATGGCAAAGAAACCCTCAACAGTTCATGTCAAACCCATCATGAACAGCACATAAAAGTTAAACAACGGTTATCAAATTCTACAAAGCAGTGAAAATTCTCCGATTTTAAcaaaaagcgtttttgaaaagaaaacaaaaaactaacctAAAGAAATGGTTTGGGAAGTCAAGGCAATTCAAGAATCCCCCAAAAGTTCtactaaaactaaaagaaaccACGAGAATCAAGAagaatagaaagaaaacaaaagtggGGTCTGGTTAAAACCTTGGAGAAATGTATGGCTCTCTCTGCTTTCTACAAAAGAGACCAATgcatcctttctctatctcctTCTATCGCTCTTTCACTTCTGATACGTGTTTCTTAGAGTTGTGAAGTGAAGATCAAGAAACacttgaaatagtttttttttttgttttgtaaagaTAATGAGGGAGATAGAGAAGAGGGGGGATTGtgatctttcaattttataactCCTCTTTACACGGttacaaaattttcaaaaattagttGAATGGAAATAGTAGCCGTTAATATTGCTGAGACGGTGCAATTCCTTCCTAAGGTCATGAAATGGCAGTTGAATAATCAAACCGACTACATTCAAAAGGCTAAATCTGTGGAAACACGTTCAGGCAAACATCTTGCCATGGTGCAACGGCAAAATGATCGTGTGTCTATTATCATTTAGATTGTTTTAGCGTCTGTGTAAGACATCAATTTTATGAACATTTTGGAGACAAACAGTATCGATCAAATCACATCATTTTTACAGCCAGTCTCTGTCTTTTATCCTGTATCTTCCAAACAGTCTTCCATGAAACCTGTTGTTTCTTGAGCCTCCCAGAGTCACAGCTCAAAGCCATTAATTTCAGGACGTCCCACAAGATCAGGAACCATGACTTTATTTAGATTTGCATTGCTCACGGTCCATAGCTTTGCTACTCGACCACTTAGACTGATGATGACAATCCAGTTAAGTTTCTTTTCAGAAAACTTTAATCCTTTGTTTTGGATTAATTAGAAgttgagttttgtaattttttttatataaaataatatcagtcaaataaaaataattaacttgaattgacttataaattagattttataattttttatttattttttaaaagattatcttgattttttaaaaaagtttaaattgttttttttttattttgtaggatCTTGAAACAAGACTTCGATTGTACTATTGACAATCTAATTACATAATAATTTTCCCCAATCAATCCATGTTATCCTCCATGTCAACTACATCGATGGTAACTACCACCGCAAACCAATTAAGAAGCTATGACTCCTTGGAAAAATCACCCTACTCTcgcatttaaaaatattatttactgtaattttaattttatttattcaatcagaaaaaaattatcattaattattaaggTTATTGAAGATTTTACACAtgatttgtttctcattgtcaaattaaaaactaaaaaataatttttttatattaattatagagtgaaataaccaaaatatcattaaaataaaaaaatctagaccTATCATTAagggatatttttatattttcacaatgattttttttgttactataATATCagctaaaaaacaatttgatatttgctcaaatataaaatataaactgtTAAAATACACAGTGAAATGaccaaaatacttttaataaaaaaaattaaaaccggAGTCAAtgagtatttttatcttttcaaaatgatttttcctTTATTATTAAGTCAGTTCATGGGTAATTTTGCATTTggctaaataatataaaaaaggtaGGTGTGAGTCTACGACACTGGGAGGAGCGTGAGAGGCGGCCTCGCACTTCAAGCTGCATATGCGAAGCCTTCTAAAAATGTCTTTCTATCATGTTATTGGAAGTATCATCGTGTCCTTTTTCATTTGAAGTGGCACATGTTGGCATTGGCGATCCAGTTTGTTCGCCaagagatttttcttttcttttcttttcccccaCTTTCCCTAAAAATCACAGCTTGACTCCTTTTATTGTTGGTATTTCAACCTCAATTCTTattatgttgatttttaattCTTGTTCTTAACTCTTTTGTAgaagatttatttgttttcaattttatcatttcatctcaatttacaaatattatattttttagtttggttctcattctcttgatttctaattctttttccttaaatgttttataaaagttttatttgtttttaattttatcattcaattcaaattaatggtattatgttttctaatttgatcctaattgttttcatttctgatttttttttttaaatctttttggaaaaattattattcttttcaatttcacccttcaatcataaatttgtttttatttttcatgactgtttttattcttattcttttgatttttttatcattttactaaattaatttttctttttaatttcttcattcaatcaaatataaattttttttgataattaaattttgatccttattttttaattgttttttttaaatcttttgtataattaaactttttttttagttttatcattcaatatttcattgattaaaaattaaacttcatgatttttcaaatataatgcTCCAGGTCTAATAACCAAagtcatgaatttaaaaaattaacatgttttttttaacactttataattttttttatttttttatcaagttattcTAATATCATGATTTAGACTACAGGTTTAGCAAGATATTTCAAGTTAACTTATCTCTGATTTCTAATATCACAAACTTGTCATGCTAACTTGAATTAATAATGACAAATTTTTATACCTCATTTTATTCTTTCGCTGTAAATTAAAATACTCCATTTGttcccttgaaaaaaaaaatttcattaaattattctaaatcacatttctttttaaatttgatctattttttttatttaattgaattaaaatcaaCTTTCAACTTATTCAACCCAATTAAATTTATAACTCGAattgcatataattttttttttaaataattctagTATTTGAACatcagttttttaatatatatatatataaattcagcCCCACAGTTAGGCACAGTTACCTAGTCTAGTTTAACTAATCACATTAAATAATCCCAGTATAATAGGCaatcaatacaaaaatatccaCTACTTTTGATTCCATTGATTCAATAGAGAACTAATCTCAAGTAtcgaaaattaaattttttaaagaaacatttaaaaatataaattcttttaaatgccTACTCACCAAACCAGAGGGAATCCTTGACCTACTGAGCTACTGAGTAGttgttttctatatttaaaataCCTAACAACCAGTCTCATGGGTTGGCCTAACAA
This window contains:
- the LOC133672254 gene encoding syntaxin-112-like: MNDLMTRSFLSYVELKKQSQKDLKAELDIESGQLNPTDEPNLSQFFREVNEIKIEMEEITNLLFDLQTLNEESKSTHSAKVLRGVRDRMESDIVAVLRKAKIVKARLESLDSSNISNCKVSELYREGSPVDRTRISVTNGLRVKLRAIMNEFQILREKIFSDYKDDLKRRYYTAAGEEPSAEVIEKIISGGGGVQMFEGKGVMDLKSTEKHEAVMDIQRSLKRLHQVFLDMAVLIETQGEKMDDIEENVAKASNFVSGGTNSLYYANQMKKKRKTWCLWVLAVVVIIILVCIISTLAT